The window TGCAACGACGGCAGCGAATCCGACACCGCGCGCCAGCCCTGCAGGCGGCCGGCATCGACCTGTTGCTGCAAGGCAGTGGTGAGGCGTTCTTCGGCACGCAGCACAACCTGCGCGTCCTCGCCTTCGACCAGGAAATACTGCGCCGGGCTGGGCAATCCCAACAACTTGCCGATGGCGATTTCGTCGCGCAGCAGTTCGGGCGGCGATGCCTGCAATCCGCGCAGGTCGTCGCTGGTCTGCAGGCGTTGCAGACCGCCGCCGATGAAGCACACGACCACCAGCGCGAGCGCGCCGCCCACCAGATTCGGCCGCAAGCGCGGCCAGTGCGCCAGGCTGCCGGCGATGCATGCGGCGAAGCGGCTGTGCCGCGGTGTCCCGGTATCCAGCCACGGGAACCACAACACCGCGGTGATGAAGGTCGCAGTCAATGCCGTCGTCGCGAACACCGCCATCTGTCGCAAGCCGGGGAATGGCGCGATGCCGAGCGCCATGTAGGCCAGCACGCTGGTCAGCAGGGCCAGCGCCAACGCCGGCAACAGGCGTCGCATCATCGAACGCGGCGGCACTTCGGGGTGGCCCTGCCGGCAGGCGAAGTAATGGATGCCGTAGTCCTCTGCCACACCCGCCAGGCTGGCGCCGAACACCAGGGTGATCAGATGCACTTGGCCGAAGGTCCAACTGGTCACCGCGATCGCCGCGGCCAGGCCGACCAGCAGCGAGGCACCAACGAGCGCGATCGGTCGCAGGCTGCGGAACGCCAACCAGACCAGCAGCAGCACGGCGAACAGCGAGCCGAGGCCAATCGTGTTGACCTCGAATGCGGCGCGCGATGCGGCCGCCTCCGCATGCAGGGGCACGCCACCACGCAGCACTTCGAGACTGCCACCGGCGGCCTTGCGTGCATCTCGACTGGCGGCATCGAGTGTCGTCTGCAGCGGTGCGTCGCCATCGAGCCGGAACGCCGGTTGCGCGCTTTGGAAGCGCAACAGCGCCCAATCGCGACCGGAAGCATCGCGCACGGCGACGACGCCATCGCGAAGTTGCATGCCCTGCCCGGCGCGTGCCTGCCACCACGCCGGCCACAGCCCGAGCGGATCGTCCTGCCAGCGTCCCAGCCCACCACCGACCGGCGAGTACAGGCGCGCCATCGCCATGTCGGTGATCGCATCCGGCGTCGCGGATCGCAGCCACTCACGCTGCGTCGGTGTCAGCAGGCCCTGGCGATGCGGTGCATGGAACGCGACTGCCTTGGAGAGCGCATCGGCATCATCCGCGCCCACCACGCGTAGCGTCTTGCTGGCGATGACGACGGTGGAGAAAGCTTTCGCTGCGGCGTGAG of the Thermomonas carbonis genome contains:
- a CDS encoding MMPL family transporter, which gives rise to MTEAAASPASAGSRAWRWLAWAWLLVVLALGLQQVVFWRAPAIDTDIMALLPGATEDARLAAANQRLAEAVTGDVVVLLYARDWPSTHAAAKAFSTVVIASKTLRVVGADDADALSKAVAFHAPHRQGLLTPTQREWLRSATPDAITDMAMARLYSPVGGGLGRWQDDPLGLWPAWWQARAGQGMQLRDGVVAVRDASGRDWALLRFQSAQPAFRLDGDAPLQTTLDAASRDARKAAGGSLEVLRGGVPLHAEAAASRAAFEVNTIGLGSLFAVLLLVWLAFRSLRPIALVGASLLVGLAAAIAVTSWTFGQVHLITLVFGASLAGVAEDYGIHYFACRQGHPEVPPRSMMRRLLPALALALLTSVLAYMALGIAPFPGLRQMAVFATTALTATFITAVLWFPWLDTGTPRHSRFAACIAGSLAHWPRLRPNLVGGALALVVVCFIGGGLQRLQTSDDLRGLQASPPELLRDEIAIGKLLGLPSPAQYFLVEGEDAQVVLRAEERLTTALQQQVDAGRLQGWRAVSDSLPSLQRQQADRDLVIPAEALARTRVAAMLGEPSPAATAAAVASLQVEEGLRQPLSAPLRPLWLGDVDGRHASIVMLQGLKPAHLVAVAVAANGIEGVRWIDRTSTFSTLLHHYRLQMGWLLLAGYIAVGLALLARFRRNAWRAWVPTVLAALLSLAALGWLGVPLQLFGVLAQLLLLGLGVDYGIFLLEHEGDGASWLAVCLGAASTLLAFGLLSLSATPALHGFGLTLLFGIGLVWLLSPFFRPHARPPASAPAIAKASIIETP